A window from Triticum aestivum cultivar Chinese Spring chromosome 6D, IWGSC CS RefSeq v2.1, whole genome shotgun sequence encodes these proteins:
- the LOC123140967 gene encoding uncharacterized protein: protein MASSRRSPRAAPLDNDDLLSEILLRLPPQPSFLSRASLVYKRWRSLVSDPGFLSLVSSFLRRFCVHHRRNPPLLGFFNTGFRKTSFAPTLMAPDRVPRGRFSLPWGDVSSFSLLNCRHGLVLIFDETRRQFIVWDPVTGDQHRVDVPAPLEINGAVLRAAGDVRHFQVVFVATRNHGIEDGQEALVCVYSSETGVWGNGISTPIPFGPSRSLFGTHISTKPAVLVGNSLYWTLTGFCSRSILEYDLEKQSLAVIQEPDYVCEYYFMVIRADSGGLGFLNLSEFTAQLWERKTRL from the coding sequence ATGGCCAGCAGCCGCCGCTCGCCGAGGGCTGCGCCGCTGGACAACGACGATTTGCTttccgagatcctcctccgcctcccaccGCAGCCGTCCTTCCTCTCCCGCGCCTCGCTCGTCTACAAgcgctggcgctccctcgtctccgaCCCAGGCTTCCTCTCCCTCGTCTCGTCCTTCCTCCGCCGCTTCTGCGTCCACCACCGTCGCAACCCTCCCCTCCTCGGTTTCTTCAACACAGGATTTCGCAAAACCTCCTTCGCGCCTACTCTCATGGCCCCCGATCGTGTCCCGCGCGGACGCTTCTCCTTGCCGTGGGGTGATGTCAGCAGCTTCAGTCTCCTCAACTGCCGCCATGGTCTCGTACTCATCTTCGACGAGACGCGGCGCCAGTTCATTGTGTGGGACCCTGTCACTGGCGACCAGCACCGCGTCGACGTTCCCGCGCCGTTAGAGATCAACGGTGCCGTGCTTCGTGCCGCCGGAGACGTCAGACACTTCCAGGTGGTCTTTGTAGCAACACGCAACCACGGCATAGAAGATGGACAAGAAGCGCTCGTCTGTGTTTACTCGTCGGAGACCGGCGTGTGGGGTAACGGCATCTCAACACCCATTCCATTCGGGCCTAGCCGGAGCTTATTTGGCACCCATATATCTACCAAGCCCGCTGTTCTGGTTGGCAACTCCCTTTACTGGACTCTCACTGGTTTTTGTTCAAGAAGTATCCTTGAATATGATCTTGAGAAGCAGAGCCTAGCTGTGATACAGGAGCCGGACTATGTGTGTGAATATTACTTCATGGTCATAAGGGCAGATAGTGGTGGTCTGGGTTTCCTCAATTTGTCGGAATTCACCGCACAGTTGTGGGAGAGAAAGACTCGATTGTGA